TAAGCGTGACGTGCCTTATCAATCACTAATTAAGGTCTTGTTGGTCGAGTGTCTGGCATCTATTTGACAGGGGAGTGAAAGTGATTTAAAGTTATCTTAGTATGGTTTTTTACATCCATACACCTAAGCCCTAAGAGTCCTACTTCGCTCTTTTGAGCTACGTAGGATCCCACGAAGCTTTAGCGTAGTGGGAAAGGGCCTCGCTGTAAAGCGGGCAACAGGCACTTTTAAATCTAGCAGTTACAACGATTCTACTGTTTGTAATTTGTAGGGACTTTACTTTTCGACAGTCTTTTAGACTTTCGAAGGCCGTTCCATCCTGGAAATACCGGGGTCGATTCTGCTAGTAGTGTACTGATATTCTCTTAGGGGGTATTATTTTTAGACAATTTATCCGTGGCTAATTGGCCCTTCGATAAACTCAGGGCAGGGAGGAATCCCAAATGGTCAGAAATATCTTTAGGGCGCCTCAAAAGGGCGCCTTATTCATTGTTTACTTACGTACATTTTTACGTGGAGCCTGGACTGGGGATTGGACCCAGGACCTCATTCTTACCAAGAATGTGCTCTACCACTGAGCTATCCAGGCTAATTTTTCAAAACCAAGAATGTGTCCGCCAGCCGGCGGACTGTCCAGGCGTGGCTACCAATTTAGCAAGTTAGTGTCGAAAAATCCAGCAGCAAGTATCTAGAAAACAAAAAGCCCGACTTGCGTCGGGCCTTTTGCTTCCGTCGAAGTTCTTAGGAGAACTACCTTGTCAAATAGGTATCCTTATAATAGGACTTTTATGTATCGTTGTCAAGAACTTACTTTTCGCTCTGGAGCCGCCGGCGGGACTTGCACCTTCACCACTGATTTGACAATTTGAGTGAAACGAAAATTGGTAGCGAGCATTGCGAGCGTTTCAAAAAAGGTGTTCTACTAAATGACCTTCGGCGGCAAGTGGCTCCCAGAGCTACTTAAATTAGACACCTTTTAAATAGTGTCGTCAATGATTATACTGTCAGAATGCCGAAGTAGTTCAGTGGTAGAACAGTACTTTCGTAAAGTATCAACGTGGGTTCGATTCCCACCTCCGGCTCCATTAGAAACTCTTATGAACGAAGTGAGTTAGAGTTTCTTATGCCCTACGTAGCTTTAGCGAAGTAGGGCAAGGCCATCTCTTGCTTTAAAATTGCTAATTTGCTAACATCTCACTGTTATGGCTACTAAGTCACCGCGGGTTTTCTTGCATTTAGTTTGTGAGACCTGCAAAAATCAAAATTACACTACCAAAAAGAACAAAGTCGAAAACACCGAGAAGTTGGTGCTTCAGAAATATTGCTCGACTTGCCGCAAGCACACCAGTCACAAAGAAACCCAGAAGGTTAAATAAAACCTCGTCATTCCGGCCCCGGAGCCGGAATCCAGTAACTAGATTCCGGGTCAGGCCCGGAATGACAAGAGTGGTTAAATTGTTTTATACTTAACACATGACTCAACGCACCATCAATGATCTCTATCCCGTCCTTTTTGATCAGACAATCTCAGGCGACACTGTCATTTACCAAGTCGAACCGCGTTCGGACGGCCAAATTGGTCACGTCACCACTATTTTCCCGGTGATGCTAGGGCCAGAATTTCCTAAAACCATGGGGCATTATCACGTTCCGCCGCATAGCGAAACTTATACTATTAAAGAGGGCACCGGCCTCATCGTCATCCAGGCGGTCGACGTTACAGGTGCAGTCACTGACTTCCAAACGATTCCGGTCACAGCGGGCACGGTTTACACCGTCCCTGAAGGCTACGGACACTTGCTTGTCAATCTCGGCGCAAGTCCGCTAGTCGCCTGGGACAACTGGGACGAGGCCTGGGCGCAGCATGACTATGAAGATGTTATAAAACATCAGGGTTTTGCGAACTATATTTTGAAAGGTACTCCTGTTTTCACAATTACCCCCAATTCAAAATATTTAAAAATTAAAAATTAAAAATTTACTGCCATTTCGGTGTATAATCTCCTCAATTAGTTTTCACATCTTGATAAGGAGAGGTAAAATGACTACTCGATTTGACGCTTTTAAGTGGTACTCGTGGTACGTTTTAACAATACCGATTCTATGTTTTCAGGCGTTTTTATGTTTTGGGATGGGGCTGTGGACAGTTGTTGATTTTGGCCTTTCTTTAGTCGGGATGTTGCTCCTAACTTTGATGACTTCTCTTGTCCTGTCGTTAATGATTTTGGTGTTGGCCATTGGCAATGCTGGCATCGTTTCACGACTGCCTAAAGAAGAGTTGTCCCAAATGGTAATGCGGGATCTTGATCCAACTGGCGCGGTTAATGGTATAGAAGAGCACTGTTCTTATAATGTAATAACCTCGTCAGCTTGGTTTGCGCTGGGGATGTTGTCGTTAGGGCTCATGGCTGGGTTGTGGTTAGTTATAGTGGACAAGCAACCCATCTTCGGGATTTCTGATCGGCAAGTGTTGCAGCTGTCTTTACTACTAGGGTTAGTAGGTGGCTTACTACCGTTAGTTGTATCCGCCGGATA
This sequence is a window from candidate division WWE3 bacterium. Protein-coding genes within it:
- the rpmG gene encoding 50S ribosomal protein L33; translation: MATKSPRVFLHLVCETCKNQNYTTKKNKVENTEKLVLQKYCSTCRKHTSHKETQKVK